The nucleotide window TGTTGTTTTAGGCGGAACAAGTTTAACGGGCGGTAAAGGCTGGATTTTCGGTACATTAGTAGGTGCCTTGATTATTGGGGTGTTGAATAACGGATTGAACTTAATCGGTGTTTCTTCATTCTTCCAGCAAGTAGTAAAAGGAATTGTAATTTTAATCGCGGTGTTAATCGACCGTAAAAAAACAGCATAGAAGGAGGTCATTAGCGTGAAAAAACATTTAATATTATTAATGGCACTTTTGGCCACGGTGATGCTTGCGGCTTGTTCGGTAAAACCAGGCTTCTCTTTGGAACCTTCTTTCGGAACATCGGCTAAATCAACAGAAAGCAGTAATGATACATTAACAATCGGTATGTCAATTTCAACTTTAAACAATCCTTTCTTCGTAACGCTAAGTGAAAATGCAGAAGCGAAGGCGAAAGAGCTCGGTGTGAAAACAACGATTGTTGATGCGCAGGATAACGCATCCAAGCAAGCTTCCGATATTGAAGATTTAATCCAACAAAACGTTGATCTGATCATCATCAATCCGGTAGATTCAGTTGCTGTTGCAACGGCAGTTGAATCTGCGAATGCTTTAAATATTCCGGTCATCACGGTAGACCGTTCATCTGAAGGTGGCGAAGTTGTATCACATATCGCCTCTGATAACGTAGCTGGCGGAAAGCTGGCTGGAGATTATATTACAGAGCTGGTTGGTGAAGGTGCCAAAGTTGTTGAATTGGAAGGTGTCGCAGGGTCGTCTGCTGCGCGTGATCGCGGACAAGGATTCAATGAGGCTGTCACAGGTATACTAGATGTCGTTGCCAAGCAAACAGCGAACTTTAACCGCTCTGAAGGCTTAACAGTAATGGAGAATATCCTGCAGTCCAACCCGGATATTACAGCCGTATTTGCACATAATGACGAAATGGCATTAGGTGCACAAGAAGCAATTTCGGCTTCAGGTAAGAAGATTGTAGTAGTCGGCTTTGATGCGACTGACGATGCGGTAGCTGCTGTAAAAGCAGGAAGTTTAGCCGCAACGGTTGCACAAAAACCTGATGAAATCGGAAAAATTGCAATGGAAACAGCGATTGCTTATTTAAACGGTGAAATGGTTGAAGAAGTAATTCCGGTCAATCTTGAACTAATTACAAAATAATAACGCAACGGCCTTTAAATAGGCTATTGCCCTTATCAGGCTGTCACGAGTAATCTTGTGGCAGCCTTTTTTATATGGAACTGTATAAACCTCGTACAATAAAAAAAGTACAGCAGAGGCCGAATAAGCCTATGCTGTACTTTTAAGAAAAATTATTTTTCTTCAGCTACGAATGGTAATAATGCCATAATACGTGAAACTTTGATTGCGTTTGTAAGTTTACGTTGGTATTTAGCAGAAGTACCAGTTACGCGACGTGGTAAAATTTTACCGCGCTCAGAGATGAATTTCTTTAAAAGATCTACATCTTTGTAGTCGATGTGCGTAATGTTATTTGAAGTGAAGTAGCAAACTTTACGGCGTTTGCGGCCTCCGCGACGTGGTGCCATTATCGTGTTCCTCCTTTTAATTTTTAATTATAGATGTGAAGCTCTTAGAACGGTAAATCGTCTTCCGAAACTTCAATCGGTCCTTTGCTGTTAGCAAATGGATCTTCATCTACACGTGTATAATTTTGCTGATTTTGGGCTGGCTGTTGATAAGAACCGTAAGAATCCTGTGATTGCGCGCCCCCAAATTGTTGGTTAGGCTGATTATAAGATGGCTGACCACCATAATTTTGCCCACCGCTATATTGTTGGCTTGGTGCACCTTGTGATGCATTAGCTCCTCCACGTGGTTCTAGGAACTGCACTGAATCAGCAACGACATCTGTAGTATACACACGCTTTCCATCTTGTCCTTCAAAGCTACCTGTTTGAATACGACCCTCTACACCAATCAAACTTCCTTTTCTCATGAAGTTTGCCAAGTTTTCAGCTTGTTTTCTCCAGGCGATACAGCCTATGAAATCTGCTTCGCGTTCACCCGACTGGCTCGAAAATGTACGGTTTACGGCAATCGTAAAACGTGCCATTGGAACTCCACTCGGTGTGTAACGAAGCTCTGGATCCTTTGTAAGCCTTCCGACTAATACGACACGGTTAATCATCAATGCGCCCTCCTTTTTTCAGCATTTAAGTTTAAAAATTATTTTTCTTCTTCGCGTACTGCGATGTGACGGATGATGTCTTCGCTGATGTTAGCTAGACGAGTATACTCGTTGATAGCTTCAGTACCAGCGTTAACTTTCACGATTTGGTAGAAACCTTCGCGGAAGTCATTGATTTCGTAAGCTAAACGACGCTTACCCCAATCTTTTGCTTCTGTGATCTCTGCACCATTTGAAGTTAAGATTTCTTGGAAACGCTCTACTAAAGCTTTCTTCGCTTCTTCTTCAATGTTTGGGCGGATGATGTACATTAATTCGTACTTTCTCATTGTGTTTGCACCTCCTTATGGACTTGGGCTCTCCTACTAAATAGGGAGCAAGGAGTAAGTAACTTCTATTACTCACATCAATGAATTGTATCATAGTTGTTATCTCTATGCAACTGGCTGTACCTTTTAATATTAATGAAATAGATTATTTTCTATATAAATAAACGCTTTGTGAGGATAAATTTCTACTCACAAAGCGTCTGCTAATTATACGTTAAATAAGAATTCCATTACGTCGCCGTCTTGTACTACATATTCTTTACCTTCAGCGCGCACTCGACCTGCTTCTTTTGCAGCCGGCTTTGAACCGTACTCTACTAAATCCGTAAATGCTACTGTTTCAGCACGGATAAAACCGCGTTCAAAATCAGTATGAATAATACCGGCACATTGTGGTGCTTTCATACCTTTACGGAATGTCCATGCACGAACTTCCTGTACACCAGCTGTAAAGTAAGTAGCTAAACCTAACAGGCTGTATGAAGCCTTAATCAATTGGTCTAAACCTGATTCAGCAATTCCTAGTTCAGCTAAAAATTCCTTTTTCTCATCGTCTTCCAACTCAGAGATTTCTTCTTCAATTTTCGCACAAACAGTGATTACTTGTGCGCCCTCTGCTGCTGCGTATTCTTGTACCATTTTTACATACTTGTTTTCAGATGGATCCGCTACCTCATCCTCAGAAACGTTCGCAACATAAAGCATCGGTTTAATCGTTAATAGGTGTAAACCTTTGATTACTTTTTTCTCATCATCTGAAAGGTCTGCCGCACGAGCAGGTTTTTCAGCTTCCAATACTTCTTTAAGTTTTTGAAGAATCGGCTCTTCCACCATTGCTTCTTTATCTTTTTGTTTTGCCATTTTTGCTACACGTGCAATACGTTTATCCACTGATTCCATATCCGCTAAAATTAACTCTAAATTAATAACTTCAATGTCATCGATCGGGTTAACTGTACCCGAAACATGTGTAATATTTTCATCTTCAAAACAACGAACAACTTGGCAAATTGCATCTACTTCACGAATATGGGCAAGGAATTTGTTTCCTAAACCTTCACCAGTAGAAGCACCTTTTACGATACCAGCGATATCTGTAAATTCAAAAGTTGTCGGAACTGTTTTCTTTGGTACTACTAATTCTGTTAATTTGTCTAAACGCTCATCCGGAACAGTTACGCTGCCAACGTTCGGTTCGATTGTTGCGAACGGATAGTTAGCCGCAAGAGCGCCTGCTTTTGTAATTGCGTTGAATAAAGTCGATTTCCCTACGTTAGGTAAACCAACAATACCAGCTGTTAATGCCATATTGACACAACCTTTCTATGTTCAGTTCATTTAAATTTATTATTAATTATTTTATGGATTTTTCTGTCCATTAAATTTTACAACCTTGTCTATTATATTGATTGCGGGCACAAAAGTCTATTTTGCTTTTAGACTTCTTCTGCCTGGCGTAAAATTTTCTTCATTTTCTTATCAAACTCGCGGCGTGGAATCATAACGCTATGTCCGCAGCCCTCACATTTTATGCGAATATCGGCACCTAATCGAATTACTTTCCATTCGTTTGTGCCACAAGGATGTTGTTTTTTCATTTCCACAACGTCATTTAGAGCGTACTGCTTTGCTTCCATCTATTATTCTCCTCCCTGATTTCGCTCATAAAACATCATTTTCGGTACAGCAAGAGGAATACCGTTGCGTGTTAGGATGTCGATTACATCTTTCCGAATAATACGTGCTATTGAATATTGCTGTAATGGTAATGTTTCTATTGTAATAGCAATTGTCGCTTCTGTGCTTGTCGTATTTGTGACACCTAAAAAGACAGGAGCAGAAACAAGTTCCTCATATTTTTCCGGTAACGTATCCAAATAGTTTTGTATAACCATCTGCACTTTTTCAATATTTGCATCGAGCGAAATTTGCATATTTATCGTAGCTTTTGAGTTATTGATTGAATAATTGATGACATCTACAATACTGCCGTTTGGAATAATAAACTGTTCTCCTGTTACTCCCTTAACTTTTGTTGTACGAAGACCGATTTCCATAACGGTACCTTCTGCCGTATTGATTTTCACAA belongs to Solibacillus sp. FSL W7-1436 and includes:
- the rbsB gene encoding ribose ABC transporter substrate-binding protein RbsB, giving the protein MKKHLILLMALLATVMLAACSVKPGFSLEPSFGTSAKSTESSNDTLTIGMSISTLNNPFFVTLSENAEAKAKELGVKTTIVDAQDNASKQASDIEDLIQQNVDLIIINPVDSVAVATAVESANALNIPVITVDRSSEGGEVVSHIASDNVAGGKLAGDYITELVGEGAKVVELEGVAGSSAARDRGQGFNEAVTGILDVVAKQTANFNRSEGLTVMENILQSNPDITAVFAHNDEMALGAQEAISASGKKIVVVGFDATDDAVAAVKAGSLAATVAQKPDEIGKIAMETAIAYLNGEMVEEVIPVNLELITK
- the rpsR gene encoding 30S ribosomal protein S18, which encodes MMAPRRGGRKRRKVCYFTSNNITHIDYKDVDLLKKFISERGKILPRRVTGTSAKYQRKLTNAIKVSRIMALLPFVAEEK
- the ssb gene encoding single-stranded DNA-binding protein encodes the protein MINRVVLVGRLTKDPELRYTPSGVPMARFTIAVNRTFSSQSGEREADFIGCIAWRKQAENLANFMRKGSLIGVEGRIQTGSFEGQDGKRVYTTDVVADSVQFLEPRGGANASQGAPSQQYSGGQNYGGQPSYNQPNQQFGGAQSQDSYGSYQQPAQNQQNYTRVDEDPFANSKGPIEVSEDDLPF
- the rpsF gene encoding 30S ribosomal protein S6; protein product: MRKYELMYIIRPNIEEEAKKALVERFQEILTSNGAEITEAKDWGKRRLAYEINDFREGFYQIVKVNAGTEAINEYTRLANISEDIIRHIAVREEEK
- the ychF gene encoding redox-regulated ATPase YchF translates to MALTAGIVGLPNVGKSTLFNAITKAGALAANYPFATIEPNVGSVTVPDERLDKLTELVVPKKTVPTTFEFTDIAGIVKGASTGEGLGNKFLAHIREVDAICQVVRCFEDENITHVSGTVNPIDDIEVINLELILADMESVDKRIARVAKMAKQKDKEAMVEEPILQKLKEVLEAEKPARAADLSDDEKKVIKGLHLLTIKPMLYVANVSEDEVADPSENKYVKMVQEYAAAEGAQVITVCAKIEEEISELEDDEKKEFLAELGIAESGLDQLIKASYSLLGLATYFTAGVQEVRAWTFRKGMKAPQCAGIIHTDFERGFIRAETVAFTDLVEYGSKPAAKEAGRVRAEGKEYVVQDGDVMEFLFNV
- a CDS encoding DUF951 domain-containing protein; translation: MEAKQYALNDVVEMKKQHPCGTNEWKVIRLGADIRIKCEGCGHSVMIPRREFDKKMKKILRQAEEV